The sequence below is a genomic window from Dioscorea cayenensis subsp. rotundata cultivar TDr96_F1 chromosome 6, TDr96_F1_v2_PseudoChromosome.rev07_lg8_w22 25.fasta, whole genome shotgun sequence.
attatatgcAATATTCAAATTATTCTTTATGAACAGGATTCCAAGTGTGTCATTCTTTGGGAGGAGGCACTGGGTCTGGCATGGGCACCCTTCTCATCTCTAAGATAAGGGAGGAGTACCCTGATCGTATGATGCTGACATTCTCTGTCTTCCCATCACCAAAGGTGTCTGACACTGTTGTGGAACCATACAATGCAACTCTCTCTGTTCATCAACTTGTTGAGAATGCTGATGAGTGCATGGTCCTTGACAATGAAGCTCTCTATGATATCTGCTTCCGGACTCTCAAGCTTGCAACTCCAACTTGTAAGTAAAATCATTTGTTTGCTTCTGAAGTTCTGTAATTGAAATTGATGATCTTATTATAATGACCAAAGACAAAGTAAAACACTTCAAATCAAtcgttttcatgtttttcaaagtTATCTATTCCTACTTATGATGGTAAGTCTGAGTTTGGCTAATCCTTTTCCTGctaaataaaactttaattGAATCATTACTGTATTGAATAATCAGTTTTATGCTATTCTATATGACAATGAAATTTGTGCTCCACTGGTAATCCTACATTATGAtcctttttaaactttttttaaactttttcaattgaataacttaaaatttggctatgcaattgtttgaatgaataatattttctttatttcctgATGTTAAAGAGCTTCAGTTCTCCTTCACTTCTGTTGGTTAAATGGAATGGTACCTGGCATGCTCATAACGAAGTGGTGCTCTTGTTTACAGCATAGTGTGAAAGTCTTCTTTCTTGAAATCTATTTTGTGTTTCATCATGCTCTCTACTTATTGTTGCAGTTGGTGATCTTAATCATCTGATCTCTGCCACCATGAGTGGCATCACATGCTGCCTCCGTTTCCCTGGCCAGCTCAATTCTGACCTCCGTAAACTCGCTGTTAACCTGATTCCCTTCCCTCGCCTCCACTTCTTCATGGTTGGTTTTGCACCTCTGACCTCAAGAGGATCCCAGCAGTACAGAGCCCTGACCGTACCTGAACTCACCCAGCAAATGTGGGATTCCAAGAACATGATGTGTGCCGCAGACCCCCGACATGGGCGCTACCTCACAGCCTCAGCCATGTTCCGTGGTAAAATGAGCACCAAAGAGGTCGATGAACAAATGATCAATGTTCAGAACAAGAACTCTTCCTACTTTGTCGAGTGGATCCCCAACAATGTCAAGTCCAGTGTGTGTGACATCCCACCCAAAGGTATCAAAATGGCATCCACATTCATCGGGAACTCGACCTCAATCCAGGAGATGTTCCGGAGGGTCAGCGAGCAGTTCACCGCCATGTTCAGGAGGAAGGCCTTTCTGCATTGGTACACCGGCGAGGGAATGGACGAGATGGAATTCACTGAAGCTGAGAGCAACATGAATGATCTGGTGGCGGAATACCAGCAGTACCAGGATGCAACTGCCGATGGTGAAGAAGACTacgaagatgaagaggaagaggagacAAATTAATTGGTTTATTAATGTGTTGTTTTTCCAACTGGTTTATTATGTTTGCAGTTAATCTTATGTTGTGTTTGTACTAGCTATGACCACAATGTGTGGAAGAACATGGCTTCATTTGATTTGCATTTTGCTGGTTGTTCTCATGTTAATTGTGCTGTTTAACTTTGAAGGAGCTCTTGTATTCTTAGCAGTCTCTGCATTGTTGTTGTGCTAGCGGTTCTAAGGATATGTttctatttcattttgtttgacTGTTATGGAGATTATGTATGTGTCTTCCTGACGCAGCATGGTGTCCTGATTTTAGGATTTGAGATTTAAATCTTTAAAGtagattttatttaatattttatgattattttagttttatttatttatttattattttgttaatataatataattttatttattattttgttcttaatcaactcattaaattgtttttaataatagttataTCATATAATGGATTCACGATCAACCAATTAAATTTAtacatattaaattatttctcatactatatttatttaataaatattaaatattattaataaaataattaaataatatattttaaaaagttatattacaaaataaatatttaaaataattaaaatatatgaataataataaattatatttgtgataataaaaataaaaattttaaagaattgaatttaaaaagaatttaaaaagtgggtctcataattttttaataaaaacaataaaaaaataagtggagTTTACCTATTAAGCTTTTGGTGACGACCAACTAAACATTGGGCATTAAACCCTCTttagaaatgtttattttaagtttaatatCTTCTCATTAAACCACCACTAAAGATGCTTTaagtttttatgcatgtttatttcaagatttgtgaaaaaaatcaatctattgaaataattatatttttatttactccaTTTTAAGTTAGTTTTTTTGGATTAATATGTGTTAAAAAAATGgtgtttgaattttctttttattgtgcAATATGAAAATTGTGTATAATTTGCTTTGCTCATGAAGGTAATTTTTAGTTTGAACAAGATCCAAAAGAGCAACTCAACAAAGTCGTTGTAGTATAGTGGTGAGTATTCCCGCCTGTCACGCGGGTGACCCGGGTTcgatccccggcaacggcgaagtttatttttatttttttatttttttatttttaaagttagaatttttaaaataaattaaattcaatacccattacaataaaattaaaataataaataaatattttaaaaacctaaaatattaaattttgtagatataaTAAACTCGCGCAGGTGCAGCTCACGTGCGCAATGTCCCCCGCCGAGTCATGACTCATGAGTAGACGCTTCG
It includes:
- the LOC120263383 gene encoding tubulin beta chain-like; this encodes MREILHVQGGQCGNQIGAKFWEVICDEHGIDNTGKYTGDSDIQIERINVYYNEASGGRYVPRAVLMDLEPGTMDSVRSGPVGQIFRPDNFVFGQSGAGNNWAKGHYTEGAELIDSVLDVVRKEAENCDCLQGFQVCHSLGGGTGSGMGTLLISKIREEYPDRMMLTFSVFPSPKVSDTVVEPYNATLSVHQLVENADECMVLDNEALYDICFRTLKLATPTFGDLNHLISATMSGITCCLRFPGQLNSDLRKLAVNLIPFPRLHFFMVGFAPLTSRGSQQYRALTVPELTQQMWDSKNMMCAADPRHGRYLTASAMFRGKMSTKEVDEQMINVQNKNSSYFVEWIPNNVKSSVCDIPPKGIKMASTFIGNSTSIQEMFRRVSEQFTAMFRRKAFLHWYTGEGMDEMEFTEAESNMNDLVAEYQQYQDATADGEEDYEDEEEEETN